A genomic segment from Chrysemys picta bellii isolate R12L10 chromosome 11, ASM1138683v2, whole genome shotgun sequence encodes:
- the LOC135974118 gene encoding uncharacterized protein LOC135974118, translated as MQADNRKRAPAWTVREVLDLIAVWGEDSVLAELRSKRRNAKTFEKISKGMMERGHNRDSEQCHVKVKELRQAYQKTKEANGRSGSEPRTCRFYAELHAILGGAATTTPPVIVDSGSGIVSSATPEDSADGGEEEEEEEDELAESTQHSVLPNSQDLFLTLTEVPSQASQASTQDSDPMEGTSAAANSSSLPPPSRRLSQIRRRKKRTRDEMFSEIMESSRSDRAHLNEWKETVSKYRKEASEREDRRDQREDRRDARDERWRQEDQRRQDATLGLLREQTDMLRRLVELQERLLENRLPLQPLFHPPPSPCSVSFSPRRVRTRGGRLRTPSHSTPVDSPSKRLSFF; from the exons atgcaggctgataatcgaaaaagagcaccagcatggaccgtgagggaggtactggatctgatcgctgtatggggagaggattcagtgcttgcagaacttcgttctaaaaggcgaaatgcaaaaacttttgaaaaaatctccaagggtatgatggagagaggccacaatagggactctgagcagtgccacgtgaaagtgaaggagctcagacaagcctatcaaaaaacaaaggaggcaaacggtcgctccgggtcagagccgcggacatgccgcttctacgccgagctgcatgcaattctagggggggctgccaccactaccccacctgtgatcgtggattctgggtcggggatagtctcatcagcgacgcctgaggattctgccgatgggggagaggaggaggaggaggaggaggatgagcttgcagagagcacacagcactccgttctccccaacagccaggatctttttctcaccctgactgaagtaccctcccaagcctcccaagccagtacccaagactctgaccccatggaagggacctcag cagctgcaaattcctcaagcctccctcctccatcccgaaggttatcacagataaggcgtcgtaagaagagaacgcgagacgagatgttttctgaaattatggaatccagccgcagtgacagagctcatctgaatgagtggaaggaaacagtttcaaagtataggaaagaagccagtgaacgtgaggacaggagggaccaacgtgaggacaggagggacgctcgagatgagaggtggcggcaggaagaccagaggaggcaggatgcaacgctggggctgctgcgtgagcaaacagacatgctccggcgtctggtggagcttcaggaacggctgctggaaaacagactgccgcttcagcccctgttccaccctcccccgtccccatgttccgtatccttctcacccagacgtgtaagaacgcggggggggaggctccgtacaccttcccattccaccccagtagacagcccaagcaaaaggctgtcatttttttaa